The stretch of DNA ATTTAATTGTAACTGCTGCTTATGCGATCGCGATGGGTTTATTACGTCCTCAAGGAATGCTTAGTGGTTTTACTACTAAAGCAGAATGGGAAGCGATCGGTTATCAAGTAGAGGGAAGTTTTAAAATTGGTGAACCAATTACGATTAAACGTGCTTCACAAAATTCATTAAATCCTATCGATCAATTATCGCAACAAGAAATAATTGAATTTACAACTTATACTTCTCGTCAACAAGAATTAACTGCTTTAGCCCAACAGATTAAATATAATTTAAGAAAAGATGGTTTGCGTCCTGCTCAAGAAATTTTAGTGATTGTTTTAGGAAATCATTGGGAAGCAAAAGAACTTACTTTTCATACAGCTAAATTTTTACATCGACAAGGAATATATACTGTTTTACCGAAAGAAAATATATTTTGGGAAGAAGGTGCAGTTACAATTACAACTATTCATCGCGCTAAAGGACAAGAAGCAGATTTTGTTTACTTAATTGGTTTAGATCGTATAGCTAAAAATGAAAGTAATATTTATCTACGTAATCAATTATTAGTAGCTTTAACTAGAACTAGAGCTTGGGTTAATTTGAGTGGCATTCAAGAGTCTAATTTTGATTCTTTTTATCAAGAAATAAAACAAGTTCTGCAAAGCAAAGATAGTTTTACTTTTCCTTTTACTTATCCACTAAAAAGAACAATTAGTTATAGCAATCTTGCTAATTTAATTACAGGTTATGCTTTGGGACGCAGAAATTTTCGCCAAATAAATTTACAACAAGCGGATTTATCAGGATTAAATTTAGCCAATATTAATTTGATCGAAGCTAATTTACAAGGAGCAAATTTAACTAATACTTGTTTATCAGGAGCGAAATTGATTGCAGCAGATTTAAGTTATACTGATTTAACTCATGCTGATTTATCTAATGCTAAATTGATGGGAGCAAATTTGCAAAATAGTAATTTAACTCATACCAATTTAACTAATACAGATTTAACTAATACCAAGTTTAAAAAAAAAGCCAAAAATTAAAGGTTAAAATTCAAAAGGTAGAATGGTTATAGCTGAAAACGATCTTAGCTCTCAAAAATAATTCATAGTTCACATCGACTTAATTAATCAACTATTAACTATTAACTTCACTCAAAGTTCGCATAGCAACCAACGAAAATTTTTTGCCGCTCAGTTTTGACAACTTAGATATGAATGCTATATGTGTTTTTCTGCTTCTGCTAGTTTTACAGCTTCTGTATTATTAATTCCGACAGGAATCTATTGTCTTAGAGAGGCAGCCACAAAAGACAAAACCTATCTTGCGATCGCGTCTTTGCCTCTATTTTTTGGAATTCAACAAGCTTTTGAAGGATTGCTTTGGTTAGGAATTGCTTCCAATCATACTCAAACAGTTCATTCTGCTGCTTTGGGTTTTTTGTTTTTTTCTCACTTTTTCTGGTTGTTTTGGATTCCTGGTTCGGCTTATTCAGTAGAAACAAATCAACTATTGAAGAAGGTATTGGCAATATTTACTTTAGTTGGTTTTATTTATGGTGCTTGCTTATATTTGCCTTTATTAAATTACAGCGATTGGCTAGAAATTCACGTAATCGAGCATTCAATTTCTTATCGAATAAATTTCTTTTTTAATAATCAGGTTTTCTTGCCAAAAGATTTTAGTTGGATAGTTTATATGTTGATTGTTTTGATTCCCTTGTTTATTTGCTCTAATCGGAGCTTTAATCTTTTGGGAGCTTTAATGTTTATTTCAGCAATGATTACTTATCTTGTGTTTAGTTATGCTTTTATTTCTGTATGGTGTTTTTTCGCTGCGATTATTTCAATTTATTTAATTTACATTATTAGTCAATCAGCCAATCCAGAATCAAACCAATTACTATCTTAAACCTTGTCTACTTTGAAAATTAAATGGCAACTGCTCACTATTAACTTGTAACTGCTTTTTTGTCAATCCTAGCAATTATGCTTAGTCAATAAACTAAGCAAGTTTGCATTACAAAATATTAAGTCGGTCAACCCGTTTAAACTTAAAACCGAGACGAGTCAATTACTTGAATAACATAAAGAAAAGTAAATTTTCCAAAAAGCCAATAAAAACCACATCCTACCATATAATATCGGGTTAATTTTAAAAAAACAAGCTCAAACCCAATAAATTCGTCAGAAAAATTCAGTCGTTCTCAATAAGCTTCACTAACAAATTTTCAATCAAATTTAACTATAAACTTAAGTTTTACTTATAAAAATAGATTTAACCAAGAAAATAATCTTTTCTCTTTTTCTGACTGGCATGATTAACTACCGATTGTACTAATCCAATTGCTATAAAATTACTTAACAATGCCGAACGACCGTAACTCATCCAAGGCAAAGGAATACCCGTAATAGGAGCAAGTCCAATCGTCATACTAATGTTAACAATGACTGGGAAAACAATCATAGCTAAAATGCCAATAGCTAGGAGAGAACCAAAGTTATCTTTAGCTCTAGTAGCAATTAAAACTAATCGTACGCAAATTAACCAAAAAACCAACAATAATAACACACTACCAATAAAACCCCATTCCTCACCTACGGCAGAAAAGATAAAATCAGTATGCTGTTCGGGGATAAAATTAAGTTGAGTTTGTGTACCGTGATTGAATCCTTGCCCCCACATTCCTCCAGCACCGATCGCAATGCGAGATTGAATCAGGTGATATCCTCCCCCTAAAGGGTCTTTTTCAGGATCGAGAAACAAAATCAAGCGGTCTTTTTGATAATCTTTCAATAATCCCCAAAAAATATTACCCAACTCTACCGCAGCACAATTAATTCCTAAAGCGATTAAAGAAGAAAGCAGTTTCATTGGCAGAGTCAGCCAGGCAATGGCGATCATAGCGATCGCAAAAATAATCCAGGCAGGAAGATAAACGTGATAGAGAATTGCTGAAATTAAGGGAGAAAGAAGTAAAAGTAACCAACCGGGGTTAGCATTTGCCCAATAAAGCATAGCGATCGTAATTACACCAAAGACAAGTGAAGTACCTAAATCTGGCTGTAAAAAAATTAATGTCCAAGGAACAGCCGTAATAGCTAGAGTGCGTATAACTGCACCCAAATTTGCAGTGTCTTTATTGTGTAATAAAGCAGCTAAGGTAATAATTACGCCCACCTTGGCAAACTCTGATGGTTGGACATTAAAACCACCAATAGTAATCCAACTTTGCGCCCCATTAGCGGTTACACCGTTAACCATTACCGCAATCAAAGATAAATTAGTTAAAGCATAAGTCAACCAATGCCATTTCAGTAAAACTTGATAGGGACAACGAGCAATTGTTAAGGATATAGCTAAACCAACTCCGCCAATCAACCAATGTTGATAACCGCGATCGAGTTGTTCATACAATTCTGTACTGAGAATAGTCAAACCACCAAAAATGGTCAAACCTACTACCAGTAGCAGTAAAAACCAATCGAGATGTAGCCAAGGAGAGAAAAAAGCTAGTAAGTGTTTTTTAAAAACATCTCCCAGCTGAAATCGAGAACGAGTTTTAGATTTTGAGCGAGATTTGAGACGCATTCTAAGCTGAATTGGTATTCCCGTACAGCAATATTTATAACTTTGTTTCAACCTAATTGGGAGAAAAATATGTGAGCAGTTACCCCGTAGAATTAGTAGAAGCTAATTTGATAAAAAACGGTAATCAAAAATACTTTTCCCAAGAAACTCTCAGAAATTTAATACCTTTTTTACGGCAAAAATTTAGAAATACGAGCTAGCCTGAAAATAATAAGACCCTCCAAACAAGCTCATTACTTATGACACCAAGAACTTTCGGCGTAATCGGTTTAGCCGTAATGGGAGAAAACCTAGCTCTTAATGTGGAAAGTAGAGGCTTTCCTATTGCTGTCTATAACCGAACAGCAGCTAAAACTGAAGAATTTATGGCGATAAGAGCCAAAGACAAAAATGTTCAAGCTGCCTATTCTCTTGAAGAATTTGTTCAAGCTTTAGAACGTCCTCGCAAGATTTTAGTAATGGTTAAGGCGGGGAAACCTGTCGATGCAGTTATCGAACAACTTAAACCTCTCCTTGATGAAGGAGATATGATCATTGATGGCGGTAACTCTCTTTATGAAGATACGGAGAGACGTACCAATGAACTAGAAGCTACTGGACTTGGTTTTGTTGGCATGGGAGTTAGTGGTGGTGAAGAAGGCGCACTTAATGGCCCTAGTTTAATGCCTGGTGGTACAGAAGCAGCCTATAATGAATTAGAACCAATCCTGACTAAAATTGCTGCTCAAGTCGATGATGGTCCTTGTGTTACCTATATCGGTCCTCGGGGTGCTGGTCACTATGTCAAAATGGTTCACAACGGTATTGAATACGGCGATATGCAATTAATTGCGGAAGCCTATGACATTCTCAAAAATGCCTTGGGACTCGATCATTTGCAGCTACACAAAGTATTTGCGGACTGGAATACTACCGATGAGTTAAATTCTTTCTTGATTGAGATTACCGCCGATATTTTCACTTTTATCGATCCTCAAACTGATTTACCCTTAGTAGATTTAATTTTTGATTCGGCAGGACAAAAAGGTACGGGAAGATGGACAATCGTAAGTTCTTTAGAATTAGGCGTACCAATTCCAACTATGTATGCTGCAGTTAATGCCAGAGTAATGTCATCTTATAAAGCAGAAAGAGTTGCTGCTGCTAAATTGTTAACTGGTCCCACTGGCAAATATGAAGGTGACATACCAGCCTTCATCAATAAAGTTCGGGATGCTCTCTACTGCTCGAAAATGTGTTCCTATGCTCAAGGGATGGCATTACTAGCTAAAGCATCAGCAGAATATAATTACAATCTTGATTTGGCAGAAATTGCTCGAATTTGGAAAGGTGGTTGTATTATTCGGGCTGGTTTCCTTGACAAAATTAAAACAGCCTTTAACGAAAATCCCTCTCTACCTAATTTGCTACTAGCACCCGAATTTAAACAGACTATTTTAGATCGTCAGGAAGCTTGGCGAGAAGTGTTAGCAGTAGCCAGTCATCTTGGTATTCCTGTACCTGCTTTTAGTTCTTCTTTAGACTATTTTGATAGCTATCGACGGGCTAATTTACCACAAAATCTAACTCAAGCTCAAAGAGATTATTTTGGCGCACATACCTACGAACGCACAGATAAACCTAGAGGAGAATTTTTCCATACTGAATGGACTAAAGCCAGTGAAATGTCTTTACAGACTGGTCATACTGATTAGATTAGTAACTTAAGTTTATACAATTTTAGGGTGAGTATTGCTCACTCTATTTTTTATAAATGTTAAGACAGAAGATATCAATATATAGCAGTTCTCACGCTTTATGAGTTACATCTGTTCGATACTGATTGAGCGTTGATAGTTCATAGTTGATGGTTGATTGGTAACTGATAACTGGTTTACCTTACCAATTTGAGAAACGCTATAACTTTTGTCTTTTCTCCCACATTCTCAAAACCGTGTTTAATAATCTACAAATCTTACAAGAAAAATATCAACTTCAAAAACAGTTAGGACGTACTGCAGCAGGACATCAAACTTGGCTGGCAACAGATGTAAATACTGAAGAGAAAGTAACAATTAAATTGTTAGCTTTCAGTCCCCAAATGCATTGGGAAGAACTAAAATTATTTGAGCGAGAAGCACAAGTATTACAAACACTAGATCATCCTCGTATTCCCAAATATCGAGATTATTTCGATTTAGATAAACAAATTGGTGAAGGAGTGCCTTGGTTTGCACTGGTACAGGATTATATTCCAGGTTTTTCTTTGCAAGAATTATTAGAACAGGGTAAGCGTTTTAGTGAGGCAAAAATTCGTAAAATTGCCCAAGAAACTCTAGAAATATTAATATATCTCCATCAATTGTGTCCTCCTGTACTTCATCGGGATCTCAAACCCAGTAATTTAATCTTGGGAGAAGATGAACATATTTATTTAATTGATTTTGGTGCAGTACAAGCCCAAGCAGCAGTTACAGGAGTAACTTTTACAGTGGTGGGAACAAGTGGTTATGCACCGCTAGAACAGTTTTGGGGACGTGCTGTTGCAGCTTCTGATTTATATGCCTTGGGAGCAACTTTAATTCACTTACTTACTGGAATCTCACCTGCGGATTTGCCTCATCAAGATTCTCGAATTCAATTTCGCGACCGCGTTAATCTTCAGCCAGATTTAATTGATTGGCTAGAAAAAATTACCGAATTAGCTGTAGAAAAACGTTTTGCTAACGCGGAAGTTGCTTTGAAAGCTTTATTATCTGGTAGATTTATTTCTAGTACGAAAAAGCCTAAATCTTTCACAAATAAGTTATTTCAACCATATACGAGTCGAATTCAACTGGAACAAAATGAACGACAATTAAAAATTAAAATTCCCGCAGGAGGATTAGCTAGATTTAATGAGGTTTTTAATGCTGGTTGTGGAGGATTGTTTGTTTATTATTTATTATTTTCGTTTAGTTTTATTTTGAGTGCTTTTACTCCAACAATAGGATTATTTATTTGGAGTTTTGTGGGCGTTTATGCTGCTCTTTTGTGCGGTACTAAAACCAATATTTCTTTTGAAGAAAATACTTTGGAATTAACTAGAACTTTTTTAGGCAAAAAGTATGGTAAGCAAACTTATTTTAATTCAGAAATTATCGATATTTTTATTCAGCGTACCGGTTCAATTTTTCAGGTAGGGATTCGGACAATCAATCATACTTATAATCTTGGTGGTGCTTTAAGTCAGGACGAAGCTGTTTGGCTGGCAGGAGAAATTAGACAATGGTTAAATTTAAATGGTTAAAGCGATCGCATACAAATATAATTTACAAACATAAAAGAAGTTGCTTAACCTCAGCAAAACTTTTATACTCCTAGTTTTTCAAAAAATTCTAATCACTACTTTTAGTAGGACGAAAGGCATTTAAAAAGTTTAGCAACGGATAAAGATTGCGAGATTGAATCCATAAACGACCTTGTCCTCCTAAAATTCCTGTTTTTAAATTATTAAAAGAAAGACCACCAATTAATTCAACTTTGTAATTTAAAGTATCTTCAAAAGCAACAATATAACTCGTATCTACAATATAACTACCTACTACAGGAATTTCAATAATTCCACCATACGAACTAAACCAAAAATCTCCTTGTCCTATTGCCTTTAATAAAAATAAAGATTCACCAATAAAAAATTTTTACATCAAAGCAGGATTGTGATTTTTGGTATAAAAATTGGGTATAAAAAGAAATTATTTAAGTATTTTTAAATCTATTAAAAAGTTTTTGCTTATTTTTTGTCAACTCTCTATATTTAGAGAATTAAAAGATAAATTCATCAACATTCCCTAGGGAGAATTAATGAATTATTGCTACTACAAAATAAAAATAATATTTTTATCAATTAAATGAGATTGTTAAATACAAGTTTATCTGGCGGTTTTAAAACAAGAGGCTAAAATAGCGGAATCTTTGCCGAAGTTATTGTAAAAATTATGAAAAATATTTTATTCGCTGCGACTACTTTAAGTATTATTTCTTTAAGTATTTCCACTCAAGCAGAAAATTTATCTGATCTTAATCAATTATTAGCTACTAAAAATTGTTCTCAATGTGATTTAACCAATTCTGGTTTAGTCATGGCTGATTTATCAGGAGGAAATTTAAGTGGTGCTAATTTAGTCAATGCTAATCTTAGTCAAGCTAATCTGTCTGGGATTGATTTAAGCGGTGCTAATTTAACAGGGGCTTCTTTATATGGTGCTAATTTAACAGGGGCTAATTTAACGGGGGCTAATTTAGCAGGAACAGATTTAAGGAATGCTTATCTAACTAATACAAATCTTACTGATGTCGATTTGAGTACTGCCCACATCGAAGGCACAAAAGGAATTTCGACAAGCGCAGGAACACCAGAACAATTTTATCGTTGGGCGGTAAGAGAGACGGAAAGAGGAAATTTTCGTGCTGCGGTGGAACATTATAATCGGGCAATTAATATTGATCCAGAATTTGCGCCTGCTTATTTGGGGATAGGATTAATTGAATATGGTTTTGATAATCGGGTTAAAGCACAAGAAAAAGCGGAAATAGCTGCTAATTTATTTAAAAAACAGGATAATAAACTTGGCTATGAGACAAGTCAAGATTTTCTGCACAAAATGAAGTTAATTGAGACATTAGAAGCAGAAAACGCCAAAAAAGAACAAGGTTCTGGCAATTTTGGTAAATTTATTGGTGGACTTGGTTCTTTGATGCTTAGACTTCTTTTATAAAAGTTAAATTTGTTGACAATCGCTGGTGCCTCGATTAAAAGTTGTAGCTAGTATATTTATTCTGATTAAGAGCAAGTACAAGTCAGATTGTTAACTATTATGACACAAGATGCGATCGCGATCGTTGGTATTGGCTGTCGTTTTCCTGGCGCAAAGAATCCTCAAGCTTTTTGGCAGTTGTTGCGCAAGGGAGGAGATGCAATTACAGAAGTACCTAAGTCGCGATGGGATGTAGATCAATATTATGACCCCAATCCTAGCAAAGAGGGTAAGGCTAATACTCGTTGGGGTGGGTTTTTAGAAGATATTGAATCTTTCGATCCTCTCTTTTTTGGCATTGCCCCCAAGGAAGCGATGACAATGGATCCCCAGCAGCGATTGTTATTAGAAGTTGCTTGGGAAGCATTAGAAGATGGGGGACAAATTCCAGCAAAATTAGCAGGGAGTCAAACGGGTGTCTTTATTGGCATTGGTACGCACGATTATTCGATTTTGATGTGGCAAAATCCTGTGAGTGAACCCTACGCAACCACGGGAACGGGTAATTGTATTGCTGCTAATCGGCTCTCTTATATCTTTGATTTTAAAGGACCTTCTTTGGCAGTTGACACTGCTTGTTCTTCTTCTTTAGTAGCTATTCATCTCGCTTGTCAAAGTATTTGGAATGGAGAGTCGACAATGGCGTTAGCAGGTGGGGTAAATGTGCTGCTGTTACCCACGATTGTTGTCGGTTTTGCCAAAGGCGGTTTTATGTCTGCTGATGGTAAATGTAAAAGCTTCGATGCGGATGCTAATGGTTATGTTCGTAGTGAGGGGGCAGGAATTGTAGTTTTAAAACCATTATCCCAAGCCCAGAGCGATCGCGATCGCATTTATGCCATTATTAAAGGTAGTGCGGTGAATCAGGATGGTTTTAGTAATGGGATTGCTGCACCGAACCCCGATGCCCAGGAAGCTGTATTAAGGAAAGCTTATCGACGGGCAGGAGTAGCACCTAATCAAGTTCAGTATCTTGAAGCACACGGTACGGGAACAAAATTAGGCGATCCTGTGGAAATGGAAGCTTTGGGGAGGGTTTTGAGTGAAAATCGCTCTTTTGAAGATTATTGTGCGATTGGTTCAGTTAAAACTAATATTGGGCATACAGAAACTGCTGCTGGTGTGGCAGGATTAATTAAAGTTGCCTTATCTCTTTATCATCGGGAAATTCCTCCTAGTTTGCATTTCAAGCAACCAAATCCTGCGATTGATTTTGCTAATTTACCTTTTCAAGTACAAACAAAATTAACTCCGTGGCGTGAAGAAAAGGAGATGATTGCTGGAGTTAATTCTTTTGGTTTTGGTGGTACGAATGCCCATGTGGTGTTATCTAATGCAGAAGGCAGAGGGCAAGTGCAGAGGGGTAAAGAAGAGAAGAAATATTTTTTTAATTTATTTACTATTTCTGCGAAAAGTGAACGAGCGTTAAAAGATTTAGTTGTTAATTATCTTGAGTTTTTAGATTGTAATCCTGATATTTCTTTAACAGATCTTTGTTTTACTGCTAATGCCAGAAGAACTCATTTTAATTATCGTTTTGCTATTGTTACTGAATCAATTCCAGAATTGCAATTACAACTAAATAATTTTGTTTCTAATCAAGAAACCACAGGATTATTTTCAGGACAAAAGAAAATTGATATAAATTATCAAAATCCAATTGCCTTTTTGTTTACTGGGCAGGGTTCACAATATGTAGGAATGGGTCAAGAATTATATGAAACCCAACCTATTTTTCGAGATAGTTTAAATCATTGTGCCGAAATTTTACAAGCATATTTAGATCGACCATTATTAGAAATAATTTATCCCGATAACGCTGTAGAGACGTTCCATAGAACGTCTCTACAGGATGTAAATCAAACTCAATATACTCAACCAGCTTTATTTGCAATTGAATATTCTCTTGCCCAATTATGGATGTCTTGGGGAATTAAACCAACGGTAGTAATGGGACATAGTATCGGAGAATATGTAGCAGCTTGCCTTGCAGGAGTATTTAGTTTAGAAGATGCGTTAAAGTTGGTAGCTGTGAGAGGAAAATTGATGCAAAGTTTGCCTCAAAATGGAACGATGGCATCAGTTTTAGCCTCAGAAGCAAAAGTTATTAAAGCGATTCAAGACTATCAAAATGAGATAGCTATAGCAGCAATTAATGGCTATCAAAGTATTGTTATTTCTGGAAAAAGTAATGCGATCGCAAAAATTATCAATCAATTAGAAGCTGAGGGAATTAAAACTAAACCATTAAATGTATCTCATGCTTTTCATTCTCCATTAATGCAACCAATGTTAGTAGAATTTGAACAGGTTGCTAGAGAAATAAAATATTCTAATCCTCAAATCAATCTTATTTCTAACGTTACAGGAAAATTAATTACAGAAGCAATCACTACTCCTGAATATTGGTGTCAGCATATCCTTCAACCTGTGCGATTTGTTAATAGTATCGAAACTTTATTTAATTTTGGTTGTGAAATTGCGATTGAATGTGGTGCTAAACCTATTTTATTAGGAATGACTTCTGCTATTTTAGAAAAATCAAATAATAATTCATTCCTTAATTTACTGCCAAGCCTTCGTCCGCCTCAATCAGATTATCAACAAATTTTACAAAGTTTGGGGCAACTTTATACGCAGGAAATTAAAATTAATTGGTCTAGTTTATATCAAGCTAATTTTCATCAAATAGTTTCTTTACCTACTTATCCTTTTCAAAGAAAACGGTATTGGTGGGAAGGTATTAAATTACCTGTAGAGCAAATTAGTTTTGCTGCTGGCAAACAATTAAAATCTTCTCAGTTACATCCTTTACTTGAGCAAAAAATTTATTTAGCGAGTAGTGAAGAAATAGTTTTTCAGGTTGAACTTAGTCCAGATAATCCTTTTTATTTAAAAGATCATTGTCTTGGTAATACAGTAATTTTTCCTGCTACTGGTTATTTAGAAATGGCATTAGCAGCAGGAGCTAATCTATATCAGATAAATAGTAATATTTTAATAAAAAATTTTTTAATCGAGCAAGCTTTAGTTTTATCTTTTGACGAAAATAAAATAGTTCAAATAGTATTGAAACCTCAATCAGATTCAGAATATACTTGGCAAATTTTTAGTTTAAATGAATCACAAGCTAAATTTACTTCTCATGCAACAGGAAAAATTAAGTTAGTTACTCAAACAAAGAAGCATTTTTACAAGAATATAAAACAATTACAACAAAATTGTCTTGACAATCTTTTATCAATCAAAGATTATTATCAACAGCTACAACAGCAAGGATTAAATTACGGTAAAAACTTCCAAGCTCTTCAAGAAATTTGGCAAAGTGAAGATAAAGTTTTTGGAAAAATTCAGTTACCTGATGATTTAATTTCTGAAGCAAATCAGTATCAGTTACATCCTGTTTTATTTGATGCCTGTTTTCAACTTTTAGGTACAGCAATTAAACAACAAAAAACAGGGTCATATTTACCAGTAGGAATAGAAAACTTATACTTTTATTGTCAGCCCAATCATTGTATTTGGTGTCAAGTAGAAATTAAACCAAGTAATAATTCACAAAGTGTACAAGCTGATTTAGTTTTATTGAATAGTAATGGATTAATTCTAGCTAAAGTTCAGGGTTTATTGCTTCAATATGTTAATCAACAATCGTTAACAAAATTAACTCAAACCAAAATAAATAAATTAAATTTATCTGAGCATTTATATCAATTAGTTTGGTTTCCTAATTCTAATCATAATATCGCGCAGAAAAGCAAAGATACAGAGGAGAGAAAAGAGAGATTTATTTCTTTGGAGGCAACTGAGTATCAAGTTTGTGTTGATCATTGGTTGATTTTTGCGGATCGATATGGTGTTGGAGAGAAACTGGCAGAGGAGTTAGAAAAGAGTGATCGTTCTTGTCTGCTGGTTTTTCCTAAAGCTCTCGAAGATTGTGTTGAAGATACCAATTTTAGATACAGTCTCGATCGCAATTCTAGAGAAGATTGGCAAAAATTACTGAAAGATTATGTTCAAACTAATATCGGCATAGTTTTTTTATGGAGTTTGGATGAGACGGAAGATTTTGTAACGACACAACAACAAGGTTGCGGTAGTGTTTTATATTTAATCCAGTCTTTATTAGAAAATAAATCGCTTCAAGTTGCAAAACTTTTATTAGTTACTCAGGAAACTCAAGCAGTAACAGCAAACCAAGCTTCTTTACAAGTTCAACATTCTTCTTTGTGGGGTTTAGGAAGAGTAATTAACACAGAACATCCCCAGCTTAATTGCACTTTACTAGATCTT from Stanieria cyanosphaera PCC 7437 encodes:
- a CDS encoding DUF6629 family protein, with product MCFSASASFTASVLLIPTGIYCLREAATKDKTYLAIASLPLFFGIQQAFEGLLWLGIASNHTQTVHSAALGFLFFSHFFWLFWIPGSAYSVETNQLLKKVLAIFTLVGFIYGACLYLPLLNYSDWLEIHVIEHSISYRINFFFNNQVFLPKDFSWIVYMLIVLIPLFICSNRSFNLLGALMFISAMITYLVFSYAFISVWCFFAAIISIYLIYIISQSANPESNQLLS
- the rodA gene encoding rod shape-determining protein RodA: MRLKSRSKSKTRSRFQLGDVFKKHLLAFFSPWLHLDWFLLLLVVGLTIFGGLTILSTELYEQLDRGYQHWLIGGVGLAISLTIARCPYQVLLKWHWLTYALTNLSLIAVMVNGVTANGAQSWITIGGFNVQPSEFAKVGVIITLAALLHNKDTANLGAVIRTLAITAVPWTLIFLQPDLGTSLVFGVITIAMLYWANANPGWLLLLLSPLISAILYHVYLPAWIIFAIAMIAIAWLTLPMKLLSSLIALGINCAAVELGNIFWGLLKDYQKDRLILFLDPEKDPLGGGYHLIQSRIAIGAGGMWGQGFNHGTQTQLNFIPEQHTDFIFSAVGEEWGFIGSVLLLLVFWLICVRLVLIATRAKDNFGSLLAIGILAMIVFPVIVNISMTIGLAPITGIPLPWMSYGRSALLSNFIAIGLVQSVVNHASQKKRKDYFLG
- a CDS encoding serine/threonine protein kinase, whose product is MFNNLQILQEKYQLQKQLGRTAAGHQTWLATDVNTEEKVTIKLLAFSPQMHWEELKLFEREAQVLQTLDHPRIPKYRDYFDLDKQIGEGVPWFALVQDYIPGFSLQELLEQGKRFSEAKIRKIAQETLEILIYLHQLCPPVLHRDLKPSNLILGEDEHIYLIDFGAVQAQAAVTGVTFTVVGTSGYAPLEQFWGRAVAASDLYALGATLIHLLTGISPADLPHQDSRIQFRDRVNLQPDLIDWLEKITELAVEKRFANAEVALKALLSGRFISSTKKPKSFTNKLFQPYTSRIQLEQNERQLKIKIPAGGLARFNEVFNAGCGGLFVYYLLFSFSFILSAFTPTIGLFIWSFVGVYAALLCGTKTNISFEENTLELTRTFLGKKYGKQTYFNSEIIDIFIQRTGSIFQVGIRTINHTYNLGGALSQDEAVWLAGEIRQWLNLNG
- the gnd gene encoding decarboxylating NADP(+)-dependent phosphogluconate dehydrogenase, which produces MTPRTFGVIGLAVMGENLALNVESRGFPIAVYNRTAAKTEEFMAIRAKDKNVQAAYSLEEFVQALERPRKILVMVKAGKPVDAVIEQLKPLLDEGDMIIDGGNSLYEDTERRTNELEATGLGFVGMGVSGGEEGALNGPSLMPGGTEAAYNELEPILTKIAAQVDDGPCVTYIGPRGAGHYVKMVHNGIEYGDMQLIAEAYDILKNALGLDHLQLHKVFADWNTTDELNSFLIEITADIFTFIDPQTDLPLVDLIFDSAGQKGTGRWTIVSSLELGVPIPTMYAAVNARVMSSYKAERVAAAKLLTGPTGKYEGDIPAFINKVRDALYCSKMCSYAQGMALLAKASAEYNYNLDLAEIARIWKGGCIIRAGFLDKIKTAFNENPSLPNLLLAPEFKQTILDRQEAWREVLAVASHLGIPVPAFSSSLDYFDSYRRANLPQNLTQAQRDYFGAHTYERTDKPRGEFFHTEWTKASEMSLQTGHTD
- a CDS encoding pentapeptide repeat-containing protein; this encodes MKNILFAATTLSIISLSISTQAENLSDLNQLLATKNCSQCDLTNSGLVMADLSGGNLSGANLVNANLSQANLSGIDLSGANLTGASLYGANLTGANLTGANLAGTDLRNAYLTNTNLTDVDLSTAHIEGTKGISTSAGTPEQFYRWAVRETERGNFRAAVEHYNRAINIDPEFAPAYLGIGLIEYGFDNRVKAQEKAEIAANLFKKQDNKLGYETSQDFLHKMKLIETLEAENAKKEQGSGNFGKFIGGLGSLMLRLLL